Proteins co-encoded in one Leucobacter exalbidus genomic window:
- the phnC gene encoding phosphonate ABC transporter ATP-binding protein produces MTTHMIAPSTQELRLALPKVQVQGLAVEYNDTDGLVLDGVNLDLYPGEMVALLGSSGSGKSTLMKSLTGFAPITEGSVRVAGYDVTNLKRGEIRDLRARTGQVFQQFNLIGRLSVLTNVLTGGLHSSGPFNILGGFTTAQRKRALELLDRVGIAHKANDQARSLSGGQQQRVAIARALMQDPQLILADEPVASLDPKLSDSVLELLRSIAHEDGIPVLVSLHVLPLALRHSDRIVGLKHGKMLVSAPTNTLDAAQLEVLYDGEENGDDTDH; encoded by the coding sequence ATGACGACCCACATGATTGCGCCCTCCACACAAGAATTACGGTTGGCGCTTCCCAAAGTGCAGGTGCAGGGCCTTGCGGTGGAGTACAACGACACCGACGGCCTCGTGCTTGACGGTGTCAACCTCGACCTGTATCCCGGCGAGATGGTGGCGTTGCTTGGGTCATCGGGGTCAGGCAAATCAACCCTGATGAAGAGCCTCACCGGATTCGCTCCGATCACCGAGGGCTCGGTGCGGGTCGCAGGGTACGACGTCACCAATCTCAAACGCGGCGAGATTCGAGATCTGCGCGCACGCACCGGCCAGGTGTTTCAGCAGTTCAACCTCATCGGGCGGCTGAGCGTGCTCACCAATGTGCTCACCGGCGGGCTGCACTCCTCGGGGCCGTTCAACATCTTGGGCGGCTTCACCACGGCTCAGCGCAAACGCGCGCTCGAGCTGCTCGACCGGGTGGGCATCGCGCACAAAGCGAATGATCAGGCGCGCTCCTTGAGCGGCGGTCAGCAGCAGCGCGTGGCCATCGCGCGGGCGCTGATGCAAGACCCGCAGCTCATCCTCGCCGATGAGCCCGTGGCCTCGCTCGATCCGAAGCTGTCTGATTCGGTGCTCGAGCTGCTGCGCAGCATCGCTCATGAAGACGGCATCCCGGTGCTCGTGAGCTTGCATGTGCTGCCCTTGGCGCTGCGCCACAGCGACCGCATTGTCGGTCTGAAACACGGCAAAATGCTGGTCTCTGCGCCCACCAACACACTCGATGC
- the phnD gene encoding phosphate/phosphite/phosphonate ABC transporter substrate-binding protein — protein MKTRTLLSLSALSLVSVIALTGCASGTAEADSPENDVIRIATLPTGDDPMAVNPIEALGKLITAKTGMEVEITDAPDYLGVVEAVRSDHVDMALMSAFPSALAVNTGEVDALMTWPGSSDPVSKCYVLADSPIQSVEDLKGKTIGFADPGSSSGFFMPVHLLDSVGLERDVDYETMFTGGHDRSAVAVKEKQIDAACTATMLTTMWGSDYFPFEEGDVRFIGESIPMDVSMAVIASQEISSAKRAALLDALPQVFSEDNADQLGVYAETGMLSNEPTLEPGADAFDSLVKVAAVAGVDISDLK, from the coding sequence ATGAAGACACGCACCCTCCTCAGCCTGAGCGCGCTCTCGCTCGTCAGCGTCATCGCGCTCACCGGCTGCGCAAGCGGCACGGCCGAGGCCGACAGCCCAGAGAACGACGTGATTCGTATTGCGACCCTCCCCACGGGTGACGATCCGATGGCGGTCAACCCCATCGAGGCACTCGGCAAGCTCATCACCGCCAAGACGGGCATGGAGGTGGAGATCACCGATGCGCCCGACTACCTAGGCGTCGTCGAGGCAGTGCGCTCCGACCACGTCGACATGGCCCTGATGAGCGCGTTCCCCAGCGCGCTCGCGGTCAACACCGGCGAGGTCGATGCCCTGATGACCTGGCCCGGATCCTCCGACCCCGTCTCCAAGTGCTACGTCTTGGCTGACTCACCGATTCAGTCGGTCGAAGACCTCAAGGGCAAGACCATCGGGTTCGCCGACCCCGGGTCAAGCTCGGGATTTTTCATGCCCGTTCACCTGCTCGACAGCGTCGGCCTTGAACGTGACGTCGATTACGAGACCATGTTCACCGGCGGCCACGATCGCAGCGCGGTCGCCGTGAAAGAAAAGCAGATCGACGCCGCCTGCACGGCGACCATGCTGACCACAATGTGGGGTTCTGACTACTTCCCGTTCGAAGAGGGCGACGTACGGTTCATCGGAGAGAGCATCCCCATGGACGTCAGCATGGCCGTGATCGCCAGCCAAGAGATCAGCAGCGCGAAACGCGCCGCACTGCTCGACGCACTCCCCCAGGTCTTCTCCGAAGACAACGCTGACCAGCTGGGAGTCTACGCTGAGACCGGAATGTTGAGCAACGAGCCCACTCTTGAGCCGGGTGCTGATGCCTTTGATTCGCTCGTTAAGGTTGCCGCCGTCGCCGGCGTCGATATCTCGGATCTGAAGTAA
- a CDS encoding EamA family transporter produces MSTTAFVLVFAAAFAHAAWNIIAHGSSRTGLPFLWWGSLISMLMWVGVIPFTGGFGAADLRGFLAGAGVSAVLHVAYMLVLQRGYTVGDLSTVYATARGTGPMLTVLIAVLFLGERPAPLALLGVAVLVCGIVAIGFIGRPLHTDMRTPTRKILGMDPGLFYGLVTGVAIATYTIWDTHALREWGATPVAFMVGCLALEIPIYTLVIWKRRGELMPTLREQWKRLIAFGFFSPLSYILVLTAVTIAPVSLVAPVREVSVVLVSLFGAIVFKEHRPVARVAASVVVVGGVVLLSIG; encoded by the coding sequence ATGTCAACGACAGCATTTGTGCTGGTCTTTGCTGCCGCATTCGCGCACGCCGCGTGGAACATCATCGCCCACGGGTCGAGCCGCACCGGGTTGCCATTTCTGTGGTGGGGGTCGCTCATCAGCATGCTGATGTGGGTGGGCGTGATTCCGTTCACCGGCGGTTTTGGCGCGGCCGACCTGCGGGGGTTTCTCGCCGGCGCGGGGGTCTCTGCGGTGTTGCACGTCGCATACATGTTGGTGCTGCAGCGCGGCTACACCGTCGGCGACCTCTCGACCGTGTACGCCACCGCGCGCGGTACCGGGCCGATGCTGACCGTGCTGATCGCAGTGTTGTTTCTGGGGGAGCGGCCGGCACCGCTCGCGCTGCTGGGCGTGGCGGTGCTCGTGTGCGGAATCGTCGCCATCGGATTCATCGGCCGCCCCCTCCACACCGATATGCGCACCCCCACACGCAAGATCCTCGGCATGGATCCGGGCCTCTTCTATGGGCTCGTGACGGGCGTCGCCATCGCGACCTACACAATCTGGGATACCCATGCGCTGCGCGAGTGGGGCGCCACCCCGGTGGCCTTCATGGTCGGCTGCCTGGCGCTCGAGATTCCCATCTACACGCTGGTGATCTGGAAGCGTCGCGGCGAACTCATGCCCACGCTGCGTGAGCAGTGGAAGCGACTCATCGCGTTTGGGTTCTTCTCGCCGCTGTCATACATCTTGGTGCTCACCGCCGTCACGATTGCGCCCGTCTCGCTCGTGGCCCCCGTGCGCGAGGTGAGCGTGGTGCTCGTGAGCCTGTTTGGGGCGATCGTGTTCAAAGAGCACCGCCCGGTGGCCCGGGTCGCGGCCTCAGTCGTGGTGGTCGGCGGCGTCGTGCTGCTCAGCATTGGGTGA